One window from the genome of Bacillus weihaiensis encodes:
- the def gene encoding peptide deformylase, translated as MITMNDIIREGHPTLRKVAEEVPIPASEEDKKTLQDMLDYVKNSQNPDIAEKYGLRPGIGIAAPQINVSKRMLAIYVKDEKGEQHSYALFNPKIVSHSIEGSYLSSGEGCLSVDRAVPGIVPRYARIRVKATNVDGEKIDIRLRGLLAIVFQHEIDHLNGVMFYDHINEENPYQEPENAIAVDR; from the coding sequence ATGATTACAATGAATGATATTATTAGAGAAGGTCACCCTACTCTACGTAAAGTAGCTGAAGAAGTACCAATACCAGCATCGGAAGAGGATAAGAAGACTCTCCAGGATATGCTTGATTATGTGAAAAATAGCCAAAATCCTGATATTGCTGAAAAATATGGGTTAAGACCTGGAATTGGTATAGCAGCTCCACAAATAAATGTTAGCAAGAGAATGCTTGCTATTTATGTAAAAGATGAAAAAGGAGAGCAGCATAGTTACGCATTGTTTAATCCTAAAATTGTCAGTCACTCTATTGAAGGAAGTTATTTATCATCAGGAGAAGGCTGCTTATCTGTTGATAGGGCTGTTCCAGGAATTGTTCCAAGATATGCTCGCATTAGAGTAAAAGCAACGAATGTAGATGGAGAAAAAATTGATATAAGATTAAGAGGATTACTCGCTATTGTATTTCAACATGAGATTGATCATTTAAATGGGGTAATGTTTTATGATCATATAAATGAAGAAAATCCATATCAAGAGCCTGAGAACGCGATAGCCGTTGATCGTTAA
- a CDS encoding tetratricopeptide repeat protein, producing MGENKKRKKEIDKTLEENEDDLEPFDVALELYYRSIKGEKTASKAHTLFKSLLEEDPSNTEVMAYLGAVKMMLARDEVDLREKGKYANEGLKMMDVAVLKDPTNPLIRMLRANVAINLPENRFRRTQTAIEDFEYMISVHSENPSAIPSSLLIDVMKGLVKAYERVNKLDMARAYAEKVKEKDPDYQLPALNNSDQNKGKTVDINELPSTNPTLVEYYKQAVHGDEVALYHALNELNAIQKQKHENPIIQAYMTHCLAMKVANQATGYVELFMTAIKTSQTLDQLVSEYPELYEIRMIRALQSYRLPEFFFFRTSTAARDFQYLATQYEKDYRIFSVSQYEEILLLLGKSLVTLNMVEEAVESWNKLLQLSTESSTKKEAKELVDAFTSEDFHVSTTSDVKELYEKGKIIHRFGVLGNKKAAKQSVEIWELATKANPTCAIAKFYYAASLTLLGKFNEDPNDLFSQTIKGLKKLATALPKNNFELIDLYIKRAYIEFQLPDSFFHNNDKIIEDFEMICALYREHEGKIKLSKHKYLKILADLGTVYERKHFVHKAKEVWEILKKEDEEMIYQVFLQMKGVK from the coding sequence ATGGGAGAAAATAAGAAGAGAAAAAAAGAAATAGATAAAACACTTGAAGAAAATGAAGATGATCTTGAACCGTTTGATGTGGCTCTTGAATTATACTATCGCTCCATTAAAGGGGAGAAAACGGCAAGTAAAGCGCATACTCTTTTTAAGTCACTTCTAGAAGAAGATCCGTCAAACACAGAAGTAATGGCATATTTAGGGGCCGTTAAGATGATGCTTGCTAGAGATGAAGTAGATTTAAGAGAAAAAGGAAAATATGCGAATGAAGGGTTAAAGATGATGGATGTAGCAGTGTTAAAAGATCCGACGAATCCATTAATCAGAATGCTAAGAGCGAATGTAGCGATAAATCTACCAGAAAATCGATTTAGAAGGACTCAAACCGCAATAGAAGACTTTGAGTATATGATATCAGTGCATTCAGAGAACCCAAGTGCTATCCCATCATCATTACTCATAGATGTAATGAAGGGATTAGTGAAAGCATACGAAAGAGTAAATAAACTAGATATGGCAAGAGCATATGCGGAAAAAGTAAAAGAGAAAGATCCTGATTATCAACTCCCTGCTTTAAATAATAGTGACCAAAATAAAGGGAAGACAGTAGATATCAATGAACTACCATCTACCAATCCTACTTTAGTAGAATACTATAAACAAGCAGTTCATGGAGATGAAGTGGCTCTATATCATGCACTAAATGAATTAAATGCGATTCAAAAGCAAAAGCACGAAAACCCAATTATTCAAGCGTACATGACTCATTGTTTAGCAATGAAAGTAGCAAATCAAGCAACGGGTTATGTAGAACTATTTATGACGGCTATTAAAACATCTCAAACCTTAGATCAGTTGGTGAGTGAATACCCAGAGCTTTATGAAATTCGCATGATAAGAGCATTACAAAGCTATAGGTTACCTGAGTTCTTCTTCTTCCGAACGTCAACTGCAGCAAGGGATTTTCAATACTTAGCGACGCAATATGAAAAAGACTATCGAATCTTTTCTGTTTCTCAGTATGAGGAAATTCTCTTACTATTAGGAAAGAGCTTAGTGACTCTTAATATGGTCGAAGAAGCTGTAGAGAGCTGGAATAAACTACTTCAGCTATCAACAGAATCATCGACTAAAAAAGAAGCGAAAGAACTTGTTGACGCCTTTACAAGTGAAGATTTCCACGTATCCACCACTTCAGATGTAAAAGAATTATATGAAAAAGGGAAAATAATTCATCGATTTGGCGTATTAGGTAATAAAAAGGCTGCAAAGCAATCTGTTGAAATATGGGAATTAGCTACAAAAGCAAACCCTACATGTGCAATTGCCAAATTTTATTATGCTGCCTCTCTAACATTGTTAGGAAAATTCAATGAGGATCCGAATGATTTATTTAGCCAAACAATAAAAGGTCTAAAGAAGTTGGCTACTGCATTACCGAAGAATAACTTTGAGCTTATTGATTTGTATATTAAAAGAGCATATATTGAGTTTCAATTACCTGACAGCTTTTTCCACAACAATGACAAAATCATTGAAGATTTTGAAATGATTTGTGCTCTCTATAGAGAGCATGAAGGGAAAATAAAACTTTCAAAGCATAAATACCTGAAAATTTTAGCAGATCTTGGAACTGTTTATGAAAGAAAACATTTCGTTCATAAAGCGAAGGAAGTGTGGGAAATCCTGAAAAAAGAAGATGAAGAGATGATCTATCAAGTATTTCTTCAAATGAAAGGCGTTAAGTAG
- the pdhA gene encoding pyruvate dehydrogenase (acetyl-transferring) E1 component subunit alpha, which yields MAAKTKGAVVDSKKQFEAISKQFETFQILNEEGKVVNEAAMPDLSDDQLKELMRRMVYTRILDQRSISLNRQGRLGFYAPTAGQEASQIASQYALEKEDWILPGYRDVPQIVWHGLPLYQAFLFSRGHFHGNQMPEGVNALSPQIIIGAQYIQTAGVALGLKKKGKEAVAITYTGDGGASQGDFYEGINFAGAYKAPAIFVVQNNRYAISTPVEKQSAAQTIAQKAVAAGIVGVQVDGMDPLAVYAAVRDARDRAVNGEGPTLIETLTFRYGPHTMAGDDPTRYRTKETENEWEAKDPLVRFRKFLEDKGIWNEEEENKTIEQAKEDIKEGIQKADKYPKQKVTDLMEIMYEEMPYNLKEQYEIYKAKESK from the coding sequence ATGGCTGCAAAAACAAAAGGCGCTGTTGTTGACAGTAAAAAACAGTTTGAAGCTATTTCTAAGCAGTTCGAAACATTCCAAATTTTAAATGAAGAGGGTAAGGTCGTTAATGAAGCGGCAATGCCTGATCTAAGTGATGATCAATTAAAAGAGCTTATGCGTCGCATGGTTTACACTCGTATCCTTGATCAACGCTCTATTTCTTTAAACCGTCAAGGTCGCTTAGGTTTCTATGCACCAACTGCCGGTCAAGAGGCTTCTCAAATTGCATCTCAGTATGCATTAGAAAAAGAAGATTGGATTTTACCTGGATATCGTGATGTTCCTCAAATTGTTTGGCATGGTCTTCCATTATACCAAGCATTCTTATTCTCACGTGGTCACTTCCATGGTAACCAAATGCCTGAAGGTGTTAACGCATTATCACCACAAATCATTATTGGTGCTCAGTACATTCAAACTGCTGGTGTTGCACTTGGCCTTAAAAAGAAAGGTAAAGAAGCGGTAGCAATTACTTACACTGGTGATGGTGGAGCTTCTCAAGGAGACTTCTACGAAGGAATTAACTTTGCTGGTGCATACAAAGCTCCTGCAATTTTCGTTGTTCAAAACAACCGTTATGCGATTTCTACTCCAGTTGAAAAACAATCTGCTGCTCAAACTATTGCACAAAAAGCAGTTGCAGCTGGTATCGTAGGTGTTCAAGTTGATGGTATGGATCCACTTGCTGTTTATGCAGCCGTTCGTGATGCTCGTGATCGTGCAGTAAACGGAGAAGGTCCAACATTAATTGAGACGTTAACATTCCGTTACGGCCCACACACAATGGCTGGAGATGATCCAACTCGTTACCGTACAAAAGAAACTGAAAATGAGTGGGAAGCTAAAGATCCATTGGTACGTTTCCGTAAATTCCTAGAAGACAAAGGAATCTGGAACGAAGAAGAAGAAAACAAAACAATTGAACAAGCAAAAGAAGATATTAAAGAAGGCATTCAAAAAGCTGATAAATATCCAAAACAAAAGGTAACGGACTTGATGGAAATCATGTACGAAGAAATGCCTTATAACTTAAAAGAGCAATATGAAATTTACAAAGCAAAGGAGTCGAAATAA
- a CDS encoding YkyA family protein — translation MKKLMNVSILTTLLLVILVGCLGPSPEETIYQKLEKVVSLEESFQEQQEPLLALEKEENELFNQIMDLGMKEFDQVVSLSNQALEMIDEREEKMQVENESIMASKEEFKGITLEMEKIEDEDTLEILENLQTTMENRYDSYETLYNHYSTSIKLDKELYEMLQNEELTMEELEEQISKINDSYEKVMNENEIFNGYTEEYNQLKTDFYQIAGLNVKEAE, via the coding sequence ATGAAAAAGCTTATGAACGTAAGTATACTTACAACTTTATTGCTTGTCATCTTAGTTGGATGCTTGGGACCTAGTCCTGAAGAAACGATTTATCAAAAATTAGAAAAAGTTGTTTCTTTAGAGGAGTCATTTCAAGAGCAGCAGGAACCATTACTTGCTCTTGAAAAAGAGGAAAATGAACTTTTTAATCAGATTATGGATTTAGGAATGAAAGAGTTTGATCAAGTTGTATCATTATCAAACCAAGCTCTTGAAATGATAGACGAACGTGAAGAGAAAATGCAGGTTGAAAATGAGAGTATCATGGCTTCTAAGGAGGAATTCAAAGGAATAACCTTAGAAATGGAAAAAATAGAAGATGAGGATACTTTGGAAATCCTTGAAAATTTGCAAACGACAATGGAAAATCGCTATGATTCGTATGAGACATTATATAATCACTATTCTACATCCATTAAATTAGATAAAGAATTGTATGAAATGCTTCAAAATGAAGAGTTAACGATGGAAGAATTAGAGGAACAAATCTCTAAAATCAATGACTCGTATGAAAAGGTTATGAATGAAAATGAAATATTTAACGGCTATACCGAGGAATATAATCAATTAAAAACAGATTTTTATCAAATAGCTGGTTTAAATGTAAAAGAAGCTGAATAG
- a CDS encoding dihydrolipoamide acetyltransferase family protein codes for MAFEFKLPDIGEGIHEGEIVKWFVKPGDQVEEDDVLAEVQNDKAVVEIPSPVKGTVTEVNVEEGTVATVGQTIITFDAPGYEDLKFKGDHGDDEPKKEEKTEAQVQATAEAGQEVKKEEAPKQEATQQEVDVDPTKRVIAMPSVRKYAREKGVEIRQVSGSGKNGRVVKEDIDAFLQGGTSAQAAPVAEEAPAAKDEKQAKPQAVAVPEGEFPETREKISGMRKAIAKAMVNSKHTAPHVTLMDEVDVTNLVAHRKQFKTVAADQGIKLTYLPYVVKALTSALKKYPVLNTSLDDSTDEVVQKHYYNIGIAADTEKGLLVPVVKNADRKAIFEISNEINELATKARDGKLAPNEMKGASCTITNIGSAGGQWFTPVINHPEVAILGIGRIAEKPVVRDGEIVVAPVLALSLSFDHRMIDGATAQNALNHIKRLLNDPQLILMEA; via the coding sequence TTGGCATTCGAATTTAAATTGCCTGATATCGGTGAAGGTATTCACGAAGGTGAAATCGTAAAATGGTTCGTAAAACCAGGCGATCAAGTTGAAGAAGATGATGTTCTAGCAGAAGTTCAAAATGATAAAGCTGTTGTAGAAATCCCATCACCAGTAAAAGGAACAGTTACTGAAGTAAACGTAGAAGAAGGAACAGTAGCAACAGTAGGTCAAACAATTATTACTTTTGATGCTCCTGGATACGAAGACCTTAAGTTCAAAGGCGATCATGGTGATGATGAGCCTAAGAAAGAAGAAAAAACAGAAGCACAGGTTCAAGCAACAGCTGAAGCTGGTCAAGAAGTGAAAAAAGAAGAAGCGCCTAAGCAAGAGGCTACACAACAAGAAGTGGATGTTGACCCTACTAAACGTGTAATCGCAATGCCTTCTGTACGTAAGTATGCTCGTGAAAAAGGTGTTGAGATCCGTCAAGTATCTGGTAGCGGAAAAAATGGTCGCGTAGTTAAAGAAGATATCGATGCATTCTTACAAGGTGGCACTTCTGCACAAGCAGCGCCTGTAGCTGAAGAAGCACCAGCAGCTAAAGATGAAAAACAAGCTAAGCCACAAGCTGTAGCAGTTCCAGAGGGTGAATTCCCTGAAACTCGTGAGAAAATTAGCGGAATGCGTAAGGCAATTGCAAAAGCAATGGTTAACTCTAAACATACAGCGCCACACGTTACATTAATGGATGAAGTGGATGTAACGAACCTTGTTGCGCATAGAAAACAATTTAAAACTGTTGCAGCAGACCAGGGTATTAAGTTAACATATTTACCGTACGTAGTGAAAGCTCTTACTTCAGCGCTTAAAAAGTATCCAGTTCTTAATACATCTTTAGATGATAGCACGGATGAAGTGGTTCAAAAGCATTACTACAACATTGGTATTGCAGCTGACACTGAAAAAGGTCTGCTTGTACCTGTTGTGAAGAATGCAGATCGCAAAGCTATTTTCGAAATTTCAAATGAAATTAACGAACTTGCTACAAAAGCACGTGATGGTAAGTTAGCTCCTAACGAGATGAAAGGTGCATCATGTACAATTACGAATATTGGATCAGCAGGTGGACAATGGTTTACACCAGTAATTAACCATCCTGAAGTTGCAATTTTAGGTATTGGCCGTATTGCTGAAAAACCAGTAGTTCGTGATGGAGAGATTGTAGTAGCTCCAGTCTTAGCTTTATCTCTAAGCTTTGACCACAGAATGATTGATGGTGCTACTGCTCAAAATGCTCTTAACCACATCAAGCGTTTACTGAACGATCCACAACTTATTTTAATGGAGGCGTAA
- a CDS encoding glycine betaine uptake BCCT transporter, protein MNTKKVTPVFILSVIVTSLFIIWGLIPERMLPNGNINVVTTNIQSFIIEKFGWFYLLTATFFLIFAISLIFSKYGNIKLGKDTDEPEYSYLSWFAMLFSAGMGIGLVFWGVSEPIFHYSGPPTGEGFTDQAGRDALRYSFFHWGLHPWAIYSTIALALAYFTFRKEQNGVMSNILRPILGDRVDGKTGILINFIAVFATVFGVATSLGFGAAQISGGISYLVDGVENNFTTQIIIILIVTVLFMLSAQTGLNKGIKYLSNLNVILAISLMLFLLFAGPTNFIMDLFTTTLGSYLQNLPSMSFKMTPFQRDNTWVQDWTIFYWAWWISWAPFVGTFIARISRGRTIREFVIGVLAVPTVFGALWFSVFGGSAIFLDYLQNAPIVDIVNEQGKEVALFAVLDFFPLGTVMSILAIFLISTFFITSADSATFVLGMQTTNGDLNPPNRIKFIWGIIQSSAAAILLWSGGLGALQTSAIIAALPFAVIMIMMVFSLLKSLSEEKKTSKAK, encoded by the coding sequence ATGAATACAAAGAAAGTAACCCCTGTATTTATACTATCTGTTATTGTCACATCTCTTTTTATTATCTGGGGACTTATTCCTGAAAGGATGCTACCGAATGGAAACATCAATGTCGTTACCACAAATATCCAGAGCTTTATCATTGAAAAATTTGGCTGGTTTTATTTATTAACAGCCACATTCTTTTTAATTTTTGCTATCAGCTTAATATTTTCAAAATATGGAAACATTAAGTTAGGAAAGGATACAGATGAACCAGAATATTCTTACCTATCATGGTTTGCTATGCTATTTAGCGCAGGTATGGGAATAGGTCTAGTTTTTTGGGGAGTTTCTGAACCAATTTTCCATTATAGTGGCCCACCAACAGGGGAAGGATTTACAGATCAAGCTGGTCGAGATGCATTACGCTATTCTTTTTTCCACTGGGGATTACATCCGTGGGCAATTTATTCTACAATTGCGCTAGCACTTGCTTATTTCACTTTTAGAAAAGAACAGAATGGTGTAATGAGTAACATTCTCAGACCAATATTAGGTGATAGAGTTGATGGAAAAACAGGAATACTTATTAATTTTATTGCTGTTTTTGCAACTGTATTCGGTGTAGCCACTTCCTTAGGTTTTGGAGCGGCACAAATTAGTGGAGGAATTTCTTACTTAGTTGATGGAGTTGAGAACAATTTCACTACACAAATCATTATTATTCTTATTGTAACTGTATTGTTTATGCTATCTGCTCAGACAGGCTTAAATAAAGGAATAAAATACTTAAGTAACTTAAATGTGATTTTGGCCATCTCTCTCATGTTGTTTTTACTTTTTGCAGGTCCTACCAACTTTATCATGGACCTCTTTACAACAACATTAGGTAGTTACCTACAAAATCTACCTTCCATGAGCTTTAAGATGACCCCCTTTCAAAGAGATAATACCTGGGTACAGGATTGGACAATCTTCTATTGGGCTTGGTGGATTTCTTGGGCTCCATTCGTAGGTACATTTATCGCACGTATTTCTAGAGGTCGGACAATTAGAGAGTTCGTTATTGGCGTATTAGCTGTACCAACTGTGTTCGGAGCTTTATGGTTCTCTGTTTTTGGTGGATCCGCTATCTTTTTAGACTATTTACAGAACGCACCTATTGTCGATATTGTTAATGAACAAGGGAAAGAAGTCGCTTTATTTGCCGTATTAGATTTTTTTCCACTAGGTACAGTCATGTCTATCCTAGCTATATTCCTTATTAGCACATTTTTCATTACATCAGCGGATTCTGCAACATTTGTATTAGGTATGCAAACAACGAATGGGGATTTAAACCCTCCAAATCGGATAAAATTCATTTGGGGAATTATTCAATCCTCCGCAGCTGCCATTCTTTTATGGTCTGGTGGACTCGGTGCCTTACAAACCTCAGCAATCATTGCAGCTCTTCCTTTTGCTGTCATTATGATTATGATGGTTTTCTCCTTGTTAAAATCACTATCTGAAGAGAAAAAAACCAGTAAAGCTAAGTAG
- a CDS encoding YjcZ family sporulation protein — translation MHNYYGCGCDSYGYGYGAPTGYGNSFALIVVLFILLIIVGAAYLGC, via the coding sequence ATGCATAATTACTATGGTTGTGGTTGTGACAGTTATGGGTATGGATACGGAGCACCAACAGGATATGGAAACAGCTTTGCTTTGATTGTTGTTTTATTTATTCTATTAATTATCGTTGGTGCAGCTTATTTAGGTTGCTAA
- the lpdA gene encoding dihydrolipoyl dehydrogenase, with protein MVVGDFPIETDTLVIGAGPGGYVAAIRAAQLGQKVTVVEKSVLGGVCLNVGCIPSKALIAAGHRYENALHSEDMGIKAEKVTVDFSKVQEFKQGVVKKLTGGVAGLLKGNKVDVVSGEAYFVDNETVKVMDETSSQTYKFKNVIIATGSRPIEIPAFKYSKRVLDSTGALNLQEIPKKMVVIGGGYIGTELGTAYANFGTEVTFIEAADEILAGFEKQMSSLVTRNLKKKGNVEIFTKAMAKGVEEDENGVKVTFEVKGEEKTVEADYLLVTVGRRPNTDELGLEQVGVELNERGVIKIDKQCRTNIPNIYAIGDIVEGPPLAHKASYEGKIAAEAIAGEKAEIDYLGIPAVVFSEPELATVGYTETQAKEEGIEVKASKFPFGANGRALSLNNADGFLKLITRKEDGLVIGAQIAGPSASDMISELGLAIEAGMTAEDIAMTIHAHPTLGEITMEAAEVAIGNPIHIVK; from the coding sequence ATGGTAGTTGGAGATTTCCCAATTGAAACAGATACTCTTGTCATTGGAGCAGGTCCTGGCGGATATGTTGCAGCAATCCGCGCTGCTCAACTTGGACAAAAAGTAACAGTTGTAGAAAAAAGTGTTTTAGGTGGAGTTTGTTTAAATGTAGGGTGTATTCCTTCAAAAGCATTAATTGCTGCTGGACACCGCTACGAGAACGCTTTGCACTCAGAAGATATGGGTATTAAAGCCGAGAAGGTTACAGTTGACTTTTCTAAAGTTCAAGAATTCAAACAAGGTGTAGTGAAAAAACTAACAGGTGGTGTAGCTGGATTACTTAAAGGTAATAAAGTAGACGTTGTTAGTGGAGAAGCTTACTTTGTTGATAATGAAACTGTTAAAGTAATGGATGAAACGTCTTCACAAACGTATAAATTCAAAAATGTAATTATTGCTACTGGTTCTCGTCCAATCGAAATCCCAGCTTTCAAATACTCTAAGCGTGTATTAGATTCGACTGGTGCTCTAAATCTTCAAGAAATTCCTAAGAAGATGGTTGTAATTGGTGGAGGTTATATTGGTACAGAGTTAGGTACGGCTTATGCTAACTTTGGTACAGAAGTAACATTCATTGAAGCAGCTGACGAAATTCTTGCTGGTTTTGAGAAGCAAATGAGCTCTTTAGTAACGCGTAACCTTAAGAAAAAAGGTAATGTTGAAATCTTCACAAAAGCTATGGCTAAAGGTGTAGAGGAAGACGAAAATGGAGTAAAAGTTACATTTGAAGTAAAAGGTGAAGAAAAAACGGTTGAAGCTGATTACCTATTAGTAACAGTAGGCCGTCGTCCTAACACAGATGAACTTGGCTTAGAGCAAGTGGGTGTTGAATTGAATGAGAGAGGCGTTATCAAAATTGATAAACAATGCCGTACGAACATTCCAAACATCTATGCAATTGGTGATATTGTAGAAGGACCACCATTAGCTCATAAAGCTTCTTACGAAGGTAAAATTGCTGCAGAAGCAATTGCTGGAGAGAAAGCTGAAATTGATTACTTAGGTATTCCTGCTGTTGTATTCTCTGAACCAGAGCTTGCTACAGTTGGTTACACTGAAACTCAAGCTAAGGAAGAAGGAATTGAAGTGAAAGCTTCTAAATTCCCATTCGGTGCTAATGGCCGTGCGTTATCTCTTAATAACGCAGATGGTTTCTTAAAACTTATCACTCGTAAAGAGGACGGGTTAGTTATCGGTGCACAAATTGCTGGTCCTAGCGCATCTGACATGATTTCAGAGCTTGGTTTAGCAATTGAAGCAGGAATGACTGCTGAGGATATCGCAATGACGATCCATGCTCACCCAACATTAGGCGAAATTACGATGGAAGCTGCTGAAGTAGCAATTGGTAACCCAATTCATATCGTAAAATAA
- a CDS encoding alpha-ketoacid dehydrogenase subunit beta — MAQMTMIQAITDALRTELKKDENVLVFGEDVGLNGGVFRATEGLQKEFGEDRVFDTPLAESGIGGLTIGFALTGFRPVMEVQFFGFVYEVMDSISGQLARMRYRSGGHWTAPVTIRSPFGGFVHTPELHADSLEGLVAQQPGLKVVIPSTPYDAKGLLISAIRDNDPVVFLEHMKLYRSFRQEVPEEEYTIEIGKADVKREGTDLSIITYGAMVHESLKAAEELEKDGVSVEVVDLRTISPLDIETIIASVEKTGRAIVVQEAQKQAGIAANVVAEITERAILSLEAPVLRVTAPDTVYAFTEAENIWLPIYKDILETARKVVNF, encoded by the coding sequence ATGGCACAAATGACAATGATTCAAGCCATCACAGATGCCTTACGCACTGAGTTGAAAAAAGATGAAAACGTCCTTGTATTTGGAGAAGACGTTGGATTAAATGGTGGCGTATTCCGTGCAACGGAGGGACTTCAAAAAGAATTTGGTGAAGATCGTGTATTCGATACTCCACTTGCTGAATCAGGTATTGGTGGTTTAACTATTGGATTCGCACTGACAGGTTTCCGTCCGGTTATGGAAGTTCAATTCTTCGGATTTGTATATGAAGTAATGGATTCAATTAGTGGACAATTAGCTCGTATGCGTTACCGTTCTGGTGGTCATTGGACTGCACCAGTAACAATTCGTTCTCCTTTCGGAGGGTTCGTACATACGCCAGAGCTACACGCAGATAGCTTAGAAGGATTAGTGGCTCAACAACCTGGATTAAAAGTTGTTATTCCATCAACTCCATATGATGCAAAAGGATTATTAATTTCTGCGATTCGTGATAACGATCCAGTTGTATTCTTAGAGCATATGAAATTATACCGTTCTTTCCGTCAAGAAGTACCAGAAGAAGAGTACACAATCGAAATTGGTAAAGCTGATGTTAAGCGCGAAGGTACGGATCTATCGATTATCACTTATGGAGCAATGGTTCACGAATCATTAAAAGCTGCAGAAGAGTTAGAAAAAGATGGAGTATCAGTTGAAGTCGTTGACTTACGTACTATTAGCCCACTAGATATTGAAACAATTATTGCTTCAGTTGAAAAAACTGGTCGCGCAATTGTTGTTCAAGAAGCTCAAAAACAAGCTGGTATTGCAGCGAACGTAGTAGCGGAAATTACAGAACGTGCGATCTTAAGCTTAGAGGCTCCAGTTTTACGTGTTACTGCTCCAGATACTGTTTATGCATTCACTGAAGCAGAAAACATCTGGTTACCAATTTATAAGGATATCCTTGAAACTGCTCGTAAAGTTGTTAATTTCTAA